In Ananas comosus cultivar F153 linkage group 7, ASM154086v1, whole genome shotgun sequence, the sequence cctttgaatcaactcttttcattatttctaaccattggattaaatactataacccagtggggaccactcaaccctaggggggaccactcaactctaaccgactaatatcatcccgatcctacaatttttcatcctagggttaaaaacttgatagcaaaaagagcgttttactattaatagcattccagcctaattctatatatatatatatatatatatatatatagtagagctgctatactcttatgagtattggacccttcgtactcataagttgttttcgatgatggggcttccgaatcgatgatccactccgttaaatatgatctagagtatttgaaatttctaaaaaataaattttgtaatttttcgaaatcataataaagtctatcaaacAGGCATAAAATTAagggtcaaaatcgaacgatatcttaaaaatggatgatcggatcctttaatttaagatcggagttattgatctttatctaggtagtgactagaatttttttattaaaaattcaatatattccgattcttttacaccgttaaactagcaagtattccataccggcctttaaaaattatcaattttgtgagcttttgatcgtaaggtaaatgatgtcgaaaaattatgaaatttgatttttagaagttttaaatactctagataatatttaacggcgTGGATtattgattcggaagctctatcatcgaaaacaacttatgagtatgaggacgattatactctatatatatatatatatatatatatatatatatgtgtgtgtgtgtgtaaaacCTTAAAAGATATCTGAATGTAATtgattagtaaaattttaaaataataaattattttaagtttACAAAGCGTGCGAAGTTAATTTTGTCAGTATCATTACTTAAGAGAAGTACATAAATAGAtataaggaagaaaaaaaaaatagtgagcGCAAATTGAtaccaaataaatttaaatttcgtgCTAGTTAAAGAAATAGATTGTTGAATAtcacatttattatttaaatctctttttttttttttttgaaagtccCAACACGCTCCAGTAATAAGTAATAACTTATAACGCATGAAATAATTTCTTGCTACCAAATAGTTTGGAAAGATGTTAAAATAAATACAACGTTTAATTAGTATCAAATTGAAACACTAATAGTGGGTTGCGGCACGTGCACGTGGCACGGGGGAGGGGACAAAGGAATAGTCGCATGGAGCGCACGAGCTACGCTAAATATCGGATCCAACGCCGAGCTATACAATGCCACTACATGCCCTGACccacattttattttatctcgGGGTGCGAATTAACCCGACACGGACCCATCACGCTAACCCTTTTGAACTCTCTCGTCCTTCTCTtttcatatcttttctttttttaaaaaaaaaaagaaaaaaagaaaaggacccCTTGCTTATAGCTCGACTTAAAgtggcccctcaactttgagtttacatttaaataattctaatttgttaaatttaataataattattgttaagtataaaaaaatataaataccgTTTTCTAATAGCTTACGTTTTTAAAGTACAACAGGTTTCACATGTGTTGccgtactctaaaagcttaagctttagagtacaacggttgtttcacatagtaTCAAAGTAGGAGATTCTGAGTTCGAATCATGCCATACTCTTAGTGTTATTTACTTTCTCTCATGCTTCGAGTagtattaattttctcccatttaactCAAGTTCACGTCAtggtctttaaaaaaaaaaaaagtctcgagtccagacgtgagtccgttctctaatagcttaagttttttaaaGCACAACAATTGtttcataattttgttaaatacGCAGTTTTAGTTCCTTTTGTAAGCAATAAAATCATGCTTATGATTGATTAATAGCTAGAAAGcgtattaaatttgattagaaaataatttagaagATAAGCAAATttgtttagaaaaaatattaaagttgagagacctatttcaaaatattctataattgAAGGGGTCTAGATATGtgatctatttatttatttattggagCTTGTGTTCACTAGTGAGTATACTCTCACGGCTCCTCAAAAGAATGGCTTTAATGACCTCACAATGTACCTTAAAGTAGCCACATTCCCGTGCCCTTCTGCTCATTATCCTCTTTGTTTAATCCCCATTTGTGCTTTGGGGCATTGAATCCTGAGgagattaattatataataagatGCTAATAATAATGTGTTTATTACTGGAGTAATTATTATTGCAACTTTGGTCACCCTTCCATTGTGGGGACACAACACAAggcatcttcctcttcccacgAGTCGCACTTCATATCGCATTATGAAATCCTTTTGAACCACaaagctttaaattttaattttagtttttctttttgggggTGGGCCATGCGCTTTGTTGGTCATGGTCCATTCCATTTATCAGATGCGCCTAACTAAGACGCACTCTTTTCTATCAAAGTACTACATGACACAGATAGACAAGGACGCATTTTACTCTGATGTGTCTGATAAAATTTTGTTCTCACGACTTATCATAGAATCTTTTGACAACCTACGCATAGAGTTTTCTAGATTGTTGGCAAATTTGTCGTAACATTCACTATCTCGGCGACTGCTAATGCtaaaagctaaaataaaaatagagctAAAACAGGCCCCGAAGTCAACTTGATGTAGAAATGCCATAAACCAAGTAACCAACCGCTGTAAAGAATTTGTTCCCCTGTCCTTGTTAttcccaaccaaaaaaaaaaaaaaaaaatggaggaaCGAAAATGGTGGAGAGAATCTATCTACACATAAGAGATAAGGCCTTGCGCTTTGCTCACCGTTAATCTGAGTGGAAGGATCTAAATGAAACATCATGTGCTTATCGACACAGTACAACACGACACTGACACAATTGTATTACACTTTTTACTTGTTAGAAAGAGATAGGATCCTCGGATTAATCTCTTTATTCCATTGAAAAGAAGTAATTTTACAACGAGGAATTGAGGAGACTAGAGAATGGCTCTTGATCTATGTAGTGTTCGCTAAATTTTGTTATCGACAGGTAAATTAACTGAATCTGATCATTATTTATTGGTTGAATTTACTCAAACTTAATAAATGAAATTTCTTTTGTAACCGGGCCTAAACCTATGGACAAACAAGCCCATTAGAAAACCAGTGGGCCGAACCAGCCCAATGGCTTCGGCCACTTTAGGCCTCTGTACTATTTACATTCAATATGTTGCATTATGGGCCAAATGGACCCTTTTTTGTAAATAACttctagggaaaacttcaaaaacccccccctgtggtttcgtgcattctcactttgctaccctgtggtttaaaacgtatcaatttccccccctgtggtttcatttttatcttttcggaagctttttcgttaatattttgttaaattatatacaaaaaacttcagataaccatctatatttatcgaatagtcactttagtatcctttaattttaactttgtcactgattttaaaaaaaaataataaaattgataacaaaaagataaaaacgaaaccacaggggggcaaattgatacgttttaaaccacagggtagcaaagtgagaatgcacgaaaccacagggggggtttttgaagttttccctaactTCTAATCAACTAAAAGACTTAAATGCAAATACCTTTTTGTAGTAAGCAtaagtgacaaaaaatttgatggcaGAATATCTGAGATTCTAAATTCAAAACTAATTCCtccacattttcagttaagtttataaaaaatttgaacgAACTGAGTCACATGCTATCTTTCACGACCCTATCGCAAGGTTTATAAATTTGTGCAGTTtgttcatatataatttaagttGTAATAAATCAACGCTCTTTTTCTCCTCCCTTTTTCTGGAACTATTGAAACCAAAGATTTAAATACCGTGGCATGGGATTGTGTCGAAATCTTACTGCcgatcacaaaaaatacatgtgtgccgacacgtaataatatgaaatatttattttttttagtaacaaaattttctaattgtttattatgtatcttcaTCGAATTTGTtgaactttatttaaaaaatcactaactaaatttaaaaaaaaaaaaaattttgagctgtgccatcagcACGGGACTGTATCATGCCGGTATCTTATTGACACGATACGTTACGGTTGATACGCGTCGTGTCGATaaacacttaaatccttgattgcAACTATTTATACACGCGGCCATATGGTCTACATGCATCCGTGCACATGCATAGCCCAATTATGAAGTACAATTACACATGCCAGCTAATAACACGTTTCCGGAAGAGATGAGAAGTCAAAACCATAACACTCCATGGGTTTCCGCAGCCCACGAGAAACCATGTAGATAATAATAGCATCCTAtaagcatgtttttttttttttttttcttcttcttcaggtTTACATTGTTTATCCTAAATAATCAAAAACAGAAGCATCCCAAAcgagaagaataagaagaagagagCAAGAGAAGAAGCACACAAGAAACTGCCCCTTGCCAAATATTCCAATTGCCAAACACTACTACTTACTATTGATTAGTCTTAGACAGCTCCCTCTTGTTGACtatgaatgtataaataaatatacattaATAAGCAGGTAATTCTTTGGAGTTACTGATTAGCAATACGTGTACCAATATatcaacaacatataaaaataatattttaaaaagattgTAATAGTACTATATTAACTAACGACCCATTACTTTACGTCTCTATCTACCTAACAAGCATGATTGTTGACATGATAATGCATTTGTGGTGGATCCTTCATATGCACACATTTCAACTTCATGACTACTGACTATCATGAAGAAGAGCCAATGCTGGCCACAATTAATCAAATGGAACCGTCCAAAGTCCACATCATCTCCACCCTTTATCTCTCATATCTCTTCCATATATATAAGAAGTTTCTAAAAGCCAATTTGGCTCCTCCCTTatcctgtatatatatatatatatatatatattaccccatctccaactctttttattctttaatttccCACATattatatctctctttctctctcccgcTTTGTGCTGTGTCATGAAATGGCAAAAATTGGTGTGGTGGTGCTGCTACTCTTCTTGAGCCTCTATGTGTTTCCTCAATTGGGCTCTGCACAGCTCCAGCAAAACTACTATGCTAACATTTGCCCCAACGTCGAGACCATCGTGAGGAATGCCGTCACGAAGAAGATTCAGGAGACCTTTGTGACCGTCGGAGCCACAATTCGCCTCTTCTTCCACGATTGCTTCGTTCAGGTGATTGTATGCTTAAACATAATGTCGAAACAAAGAATTCAAACTAACTCTGCTTTTAGATTCACACGTACGGATCGAATCGAATGCCTATCCGATGACTCGGGCATATATACTTATCAAACGATCGATGTTGGTGATAGGGATGTGATGCCTCGGTGATAATCGTGTCGACAGGGAACAACACGGCGGAGAAGGACAACCCAATTAACCTCTCCCTCGCTGGAGACGGATTCGACACCGTGATTCGGGCTAAGGCGGCGGTGGATGCAGTCCCCCAGTGCACGAATAAGGTGTCGTGTGCCGATATCCTCGCGATGGCCACTCGGGACGTCATAGCTCTGGTTCGTAGCTCTTTAACTTTCTCTTCAGATGCCTGCGTGCACAACAATACATACTGCTTTGTAAGGCGGATGTTTGGTGCTGTTGAATTCAACAGGCGGGCGGGCCGTCATATGCGGTGGAATTGGGGAGGTTGGATGGGCTGAGCTCGACGGCGAGCAGTGTTAACGGGAGGTTGCCACCACCGAGTTTCAATTTGGATCAACTTACCTCTCTATTCGCAGCAAACGGGCTCTCTCAATCCGACATGATCGCTCTCTCAGGTAAATATGTTCATTCCGTTAATTATGCACTCTTTACCAAACTCTTTTATGAAAACAGCAGAATAATCTGCGACTTTCGACAAGAAGATTAATTTATCATCTGGACccagtaaaatatttaaattggaaaaaaaaaaaaactatcataATAGCTTCTCTCGGTCAACTTCACCTTGAAGTTGTCGAAAAGTAAAtctctaccaaaaaaaaaaaaaaacaaaagttttttaaaatattaacggtaaaatataagtacaaaagagTAATTTGATAACACAGTGGAGTGGGGGCCTTAATTAGCGACAGGTCACCACAGACTGGGCCAATAATGGGATATGAAAATTGGAGATTAGTAGCCGAATGACCTGTATCGATTGAGACCTTTTGCTGCTTTTATGcatataaagataaagataaagacaATAATAGCTAGATAAGAAAGAGTAGGAATATTCGGGAAGAGACATTTTTCCCATGTACTTtatcttcatttttttaatctttaaaatatgaaatggaATATACAATTCAATTAGGCTTTGTTACCAGAAGCGACAGTATTCCTCTCatgctttcattttttttacaaaaagaaaaaataaagtaacAGTAATATCCAGTTCATAATTTAAGTTGCCAGCAAGTGACTTCAACTAGCTTgcgttttttgttttcttctctcTCAACGTATCTGCATGTTCTATTGTACCCGACGAAAACAAACTAGAAATTTTCAATCTTTAACACAGCGCTAAAACAAATGTGGAATCTAATTTTGCAGCGGCTCACACGGTGGGCTTCGCTCACTGCAGCACCTTTGCGAACCGCCTATACAACTTCAGCCCAGGAAGCCCAGTGGACCCAAGCTTCAACCAGGCCTACGCGGCCCAGCTACAGGCCGCATGCCCTCCTAACGCAGACCCGAACCTAGCCGTCGCAAATGACCCGGTCACTCCCCGGGTCTTCGACAACCAGTACTACAAGAACTTACAACAAGGAATGGGCCTCTTCACCTCAGACCAAGTCCTCTTCACGGACTCGCGATCGGCGCCCATCGTCAACTCATGGGCCCAGAGCCCGCAAGCATTTCAGCAGGCCTTTGTTACCGCCATCACGAAGATGGGGCGGGTCGGAGTCAAAACCGGGTCTCAGGGAAACATTCGCCGCAATTGCGCCTTCTTCAATtaattgaaaggaaaaaaaacaaaacaaaacaaaacagggttgttttattttgttcaaattACAAAATTGTATTCATTCTTGAGGAAGCATAATGAGAATGTGATCATTGAAGAAGAGACACCTAATACCTAATTGAATAAAACTAGATGCTAGTGTCATGAAGTGGGGATGCATTCGTAAAAAGCTTCACAACTTTTAttgtcctttttttcttttctttttttttaattgtaaaagtCACCCGATGACTCCGAGAGTTTTAAATATAGCAACTAaaaaagtaaaggaaaaaagaaaaagttcatTTGCTTTGCTTCAACGGCACGAAGGGGTTATAAAATAAAGATGACGTAGAATAGCAAGCTTCTAGGCACGCCTCCACTGACTGACCCCAAGACTCGAAGACCACATCCGACGACTGTCGATCTATCGGATAGTGGGTTGTGATCTCATGCATACGCCAATTGAGTTAAAAAGTCCAAATTCTAGAGAAATGGTCTCCTAATGCTCCACTTAGGAGATAGTACAGCTCTATGTCGGGCCCACTCCCTACCTAATGACAAATTGTTATCTAtgcttttaaattaataaatcaaattcGTAGAGATTGAAATCAATATGATCCTGCCTATTCAAATTTGTCTTCAAGCTAAGTTCATgctgccaaaaaaaaataaaaataaaatcaggcCACCAATTAACTTCTAGCCAAATTAAAGAGTCCGGCCATAGTGTTTTTATAAGCACAAAGTACTtaatgtttataaattttttttactgttagatctatttcTTTAATCGATTTTACCTATCAAATTATGCTATTTCATCAACCACACATTCAATCATAAAGGaccattattattttaattctataatttttcatctaaagACCAGTATTTTTAACAGCATAAGAGCTTAGAGCTTAATTGGCCAATTAAATACAATTAGGTATTTTATCTTATGGAATGGAACATGAGAGCCTGTCTAAAAATAGCCTACGGGGGAGGGTGGTTTCCAGGGCTATTCACCAAAAAGGGTGGTTCGAAAAGCCTTCCCCGTGTCCAGACAAAATTCCTGCACCAGAACCGTACAAAACCGGGGGCGGTGGCAGCCCACTCGTCATGAGATGAGGGGAATTAAAAAAACGTGTGGTTTCGTACACCTCGCTACGCGGCTTTGGCCACGTGGCGCTGACCGAGCGGCGCTTACGGGGAAAGAGCCGGTGTGCAACATGCGCGCCAGTGGTGCCTCTTGTGCGGATGAGGAGGCCGTCCGCGTCCGCATCCGCATCCGCATCACGCGAGCCCACACGGACTGCGACGCCAACGAAGTGGAAAAAGACACAGACCCTCTTTTTAAGTTGAAACAAAAACTAAATAGAACACTCTACTGTGGTTTTAGATTCGAACGTTACATCTATATACACCCACAAACACacaaacagagagagagagagagagagagagagagagagagagaggacgtaCACAGTAGGGCGGTCATGGAGTGGTGGGATGAGATCGTGCTCCCGATGATCAGGCGAGTTTGGATCAATGTCGCTACTCGGC encodes:
- the LOC109712446 gene encoding peroxidase 51-like, whose product is MAKIGVVVLLLFLSLYVFPQLGSAQLQQNYYANICPNVETIVRNAVTKKIQETFVTVGATIRLFFHDCFVQGCDASVIIVSTGNNTAEKDNPINLSLAGDGFDTVIRAKAAVDAVPQCTNKVSCADILAMATRDVIALAGGPSYAVELGRLDGLSSTASSVNGRLPPPSFNLDQLTSLFAANGLSQSDMIALSAAHTVGFAHCSTFANRLYNFSPGSPVDPSFNQAYAAQLQAACPPNADPNLAVANDPVTPRVFDNQYYKNLQQGMGLFTSDQVLFTDSRSAPIVNSWAQSPQAFQQAFVTAITKMGRVGVKTGSQGNIRRNCAFFN